A portion of the Symphalangus syndactylus isolate Jambi chromosome 13, NHGRI_mSymSyn1-v2.1_pri, whole genome shotgun sequence genome contains these proteins:
- the ZNF581 gene encoding zinc finger protein 581, with protein MLVLPSPCPQPLAFSSVETMEGLPRRTCRSPEPGPSSSIGSSQASSPPRPNHYLLIDTQGVPYTVLVDEESQREPGANGAPGQKKCYSCPVCSRVFEYMSYLQRHSITHSEVKPFECDICGKAFKRASHLARHHSIHLAGGGRPHGCPLCPRRFRDAGELAQHSRVHSGERPFQCPHCPRRFMEQNTLQKHTRWKHP; from the coding sequence ATGCTGGTGCTGCCATCCCCCTGCCCTCAGCCTCTGGCATTTTCCTCCGTTGAGACCATGGAGGGCCTTCCCCGCCGGACATGCCGCTCCCCAGAACCTGGACCTTCCTCCTCCATCGGATCTTCCCAGGCTTCATCTCCTCCAAGGCCCAACCACTACCTGCTTATTGACACTCAGGGTGTCCCCTACACAGTGCTGGTGGACGAGGAGTCACAGAGGGAGCCAGGGGCCAATGGGGCTCCAGGCCAGAAAAAGTGCTACAGCTGCCCCGTGTGCTCAAGGGTCTTCGAGTACATGTCCTACCTTCAGCGACACAGCATCACCCACTCGGAGGTAAAGCCCTTTGAATGTGACATCTGTGGGAAGGCATTCAAGCGCGCCAGCCACTTGGCACGGCACCATTCCATTCACCTGGCGGGTGGTGGGCGGCCCCATGGCTGCCCGCTCTGCCCTCGCCGCTTCCGGGATGCAGGTGAGCTGGCCCAGCACAGCCGGGTGCACTCTGGGGAACGCCCGTTTCAGTGTCCACACTGCCCTCGCCGCTTTATGGAGCAGAACACACTGCAGAAACACACACGGTGGAAGCATCCATGA
- the ZNF580 gene encoding zinc finger protein 580 isoform X1: protein MIRRSCLEQLHLQMLLLPPSCEAVVPRGWRRSCSCPQCCRVCPSPMRLQRHRALLSTPKSFACAASARASSAPGPGAAGEPASGFQWAPWAVPAFPTSASGKAWPSLRLGVATCLLEVSHLPTCACSRLALCGPRFPHVPRGKNTPSPTIWQRLAFSRPRSPHLLGGESRPGHMGANGWPLDLGLHICSAGRNVPSPALYLGGWPRRSRQRWPSGKRTNPSGP from the exons ATGATTCGCCGCAGCTGTCTGGAACAG CTGCACCTGcagatgctgctgctgccgcccTCCTGCGAGGCCGTGGTGCCACGTGGCTGGAGGAGGAGCTGCAGCTGCCCCCAGTGCTGCCGCGTGTGCCCCTCTCCAATGCGGCTGCAGCGCCATCGCGCGTTGCTTTCGACGCCCAAGTCCTTCGCATGCGCAGCCAGCGCCCGGGCCTCAAGTGCCCCAGGACCTGGCGCAGCCGGCGAGCCCGCATCAGGCTTCCAGTGGGCCCCGTGGGCAGTGCCAGCCTTTCCCACCTCCGCATCTGGCAAGGCCTGGCCTTCGCTGCGCCTCGGTGTCGCCACGTGCCTTCTGGAAGTATCACACCTTCCCACCTGCGCATGTAGCCGTCTGGCCCTCTGTGGGCCTCGGTTCCCGCATGTGCCCCGTGGGAAGAACACACCTTCCCCAACTATCTGGCAGCGTCTGGCCTTCTCCCGGCCTCGGTCTCCCCATTTGCTGGGTGGAGAATCACGGCCCGGCCACATGGGAGCCAATGGCTGGCCTCTGGACCTCGGTCTCCACATTTGCTCAGCCGGAAGGAACGTCCCTTCTCCCGCCCTCTACCTCGGTGGGTGGCCACGGCGGAGCAGGCAGCGATGGCCCAGTGGAAAGAGGACAAACCCTTCTGGGCCATAG
- the ZNF580 gene encoding zinc finger protein 580 isoform X2: MLLLPPRPPHPRSSSPEAMDPPPPKAPPFPKAEGPSSTPSSAAGPRPPRLGRHLLIDANGVPYTYTVQLEEEPRGPPQREAPPGEPGPRKGYSCPECARVFASPLRLQSHRVSHSDLKPFTCGACGKAFKRSSHLSRHRATHRARAGPPHTCPLCPRRFQDAAELAQHVRLH; this comes from the coding sequence atgctgctgctgccgccgcggCCACCCCACCCTCGGTCCTCCTCTCCGGAGGCCATGGACCCACCGCCCCCCAAGGCTCCCCCTTTCCCCAAGGCGGAAGGCCCCTCCTCCACTCCTTCCTCGGCGGCGGGGCCCCGACCCCCGCGGCTGGGCCGCCACCTCCTCATCGACGCCAATGGGGTCCCCTACACATACACGGTGCAGCTGGAGGAGGAGCCCCGGGGCCCGCCCCAGCGCGAGGCGCCCCCGGGAGAGCCCGGCCCTCGCAAGGGCTACAGCTGCCCGGAGTGCGCCCGTGTCTTTGCCAGCCCTCTGCGCCTGCAGAGCCACCGCGTGTCGCACTCGGACCTCAAGCCCTTCACGTGCGGCGCCTGCGGCAAGGCCTTCAAGCGCTCCAGCCACCTGTCGCGGCATCGCGCCAcgcaccgcgcccgcgccggGCCGCCGCACACCTGCCCGCTCTGCCCACGCCGCTTCCAGGACGCCGCGGAGCTGGCGCAGCACGTGCGCCTCCACTAA